Proteins from a genomic interval of Quercus robur chromosome 9, dhQueRobu3.1, whole genome shotgun sequence:
- the LOC126699533 gene encoding uncharacterized protein LOC126699533: MANCFAPPVHISGIGGSQLNARELWSTKSNSFGKSPKLIIQRKSNRVGTNRKLCVRAEYNDGSRGGGGDFFAGFLLGGAVFGTLAYVFAPQIRRSLLNEDEYGFRKAKRPIYYDEGLERTRQTLNEKIGQLNSAIDNVSSRLRGNNKMPKVPVENDPEVEATI; this comes from the exons ATGGCGAACTGTTTTGCTCCTCCAGTACATATCTCAG GCATAGGTGGATCGCAACTCAATGCACGTGAGCTTTGGTCCACAAAATCCAATTCATTTGGGAAATCGCCCAAACTGATAATTCAAAGGAAATCGAACCGAGTTGGAACTAATCGCAAGCTATGTGTTCGTGCTGAATACAA TGATGGCAGCAGAGGTGGTGGCGGTGATTTTTTTGCTGGTTTTCTTCTAGGTGGTGCTGTGTTTGGTACTTTAGCTTATGTTTTTGCTCCTCAG ATCAGAAGGTCACTGCTAAATGAAGATGAATATGGGTTCCGGAAGGCCAAGCGACCAATATATTATGATGAAGGCTTGGAG AGAACTCGTCAGACCTTGAATGAAAAGATAGGCCAACTCAATTCAGCCATCGACAATGTATCTTCACGTTTGAGAGGTAACAATAAGATGCCTAAGGTGCCAGTTGAAAATGATCCTGAAGTGGAAGCTACAATATGA